In Ascochyta rabiei chromosome 2, complete sequence, one genomic interval encodes:
- a CDS encoding Endocytosis and vacuole integrity protein translates to MTAQILAAELANLISDSKRKNTELRTAAEKALQDLKSLSNTSEAQLSADLSRRPHFCSPFLIACGTHNAKFTSTAVSCLQRLSVSRALPRERLSEVLEAFRESAASSHDIQLKILQALPSLLQNYPSEIRGELLSTVLQICSGLQNAKNPAVSNTAAATLQQLVIAIFDRVTAEDGQALEIPTVTEVKGDDGLIPVRPAANDAYKVFNDLNLLVTGEKPAFIRFSTIPPASILELIEAVLSNYGQIMVEHTEQVYILRTLLMPLIIRSLSDRLSFPIIVRIIRILNLIIRNHLTILPSECEIALGLLNHMLDPEASQLWKRALCLEVFRGIYADSRLLLAIYHQFDAQDGKKKIFGDNLASFVRLATEKPALIGLGQQSTAPMSFVDDRIAASEQAAAAAGAMAGDIGGPISDRSSSSRPYGISTQWSSMKTPCIDQLDKSDPPVLPDTYIYSLVLTCITNISESLAKFVLPLTVHHDIKSRRKTKTDDPAALDSEETPADEGGQRLSRTQSFRKKTIPVNPLDLSDHPAYAYIQTSLTLTTECWPAILATCSTFLNASLDVEYYRALVRAIQKFTQVAGLLRMATPRDAFLTTMGKAAIPSNLLLANVSSPKAAATDQTGMFNNAKGLLSVDSLVSQASSASTEHNRRPSHDVQLPSLGPRNLLCLRALLNLAIALGPTLQSAWSIVFETLQVADLVLSLSNHNGGRSTAQYAGPEGAAEKMEAETAAVQAAARRLFESTVDFPNDSFSEVLQALCALLNNSSPIESGQMTPTTAGRPQILHQRRLGSVSGISLNTGANSRDAAFALNKIGELAALNEARLSQYDPSESGWDTFVNEIVRFSADDRKAPSSRLLAADILSRTVREIAEISMYDEQREQIQARILATLQRQITVLRLNDIKTKDVHSDTDIRVHQTALDALKNVIEQCGESLVAGWASVLDSLLSVFLPDDETHEGDRKTSGGPAYRKYDSRVVRVISRSLARSAFATVQLVCSDFLASVPDACLSTLLELLLNFCGQQDDLNMSLTAITFFWNVSDFLQSRSDISSLPNVIGDVLKSEEIRALVKTNSKGGNTPTLWLQVLLDLSTTTTDKRAEVRNSAVQTIQRIFENYTDQLSSDAWMLCLRAVLFEAIEANLAAQKNVRHGSHNTANDIESWNETTKTVLQSVSTLTTMRLQKIDDTSTFGGAWTDLLDRLQQYFAFGSHALGSYVFVTITSMLSNLNNAQVLGASSLHKTAVVWTSYLDSHNTWGTDPGDNQEAFVAFADAFKAIYRLAGQSIDADLPSMLSHLETCVMESDAIAYSSDVDAMTPLQTSVLECLSIVDTTEASLPSYMIGLLGRFSVLPYTSGARQSEIRGPTFVALSKTSMAMLQDIIVKHIGHRQIYTDGAFSSAVTYLARPIQEKYAWQKEGKPPTIWRKATTTAIAILHAGLPQLEANQITGQSLNNIWTAVVDIAYYITRAHHLNPDVPPPSLDQDEEFDIKSFTELRQLITTPLNAPSLPDSLRRAYTRNLFSVSLIHTPLQGELSDLASTPLNDLYKIRLGQTAVLPATLRTKMSYTCISELFNLVSAHDNSNQCVKLAQAAAPYLILRAAVPLKTYVADHPLRGRMPAPDSQRKELLQVLSKLEALESEPLAIPDAPGVKSKHRKHLQRLYPLLLKAMRVARHDHEVFEKLVALTEIVGDEFGMDDE, encoded by the exons ATGACAGCCCAGATCCTGGCGGCGGAATTGGCGAATCTGATCTCGGATTCGAAGCGCAAGAACACAGAGCTTCGAACGGCTGCGGAGAAGGCGTTGCAGGATCTCAAGTCCTTGTCCAATACATCTGAGGCTCAGCTTTCTGCAG ATCTCTCGAGACGACCGCACTTTTGCTCTCCATTCCTGATTGCCTGCGGCACTCATAATGCAAAATTCACCTCGACTGCAGTCTCTTGCTTACAGCGTCTGAGCGTCTCACGGGCATTGCCAAGAGAAAGATTGTCTGAGGTTCTTGAAGCCTTCAGAGAATCTGCAGCATCAA GTCATGATATCCAATTGAAGATATTGCAGGCATTGCCGTCCTTGCTGCAGAACTACCCTTCTGAAATTCGTGGCGAGCTCCTCTCCACAGTATTGCAGATATGCTCGGGCTTGCAGAATGCGAAGAATCCTGCGGTCAGCAACACGGCAGCTGCCACTTTGCAGCAGCTTGTCATAGCCATTTTTGATAGAGTCACAGCAGAAGATG GACAAGCTCTTGAGATACCGACAGTCACCGAAGTTAAAGGAGATGACGGCCTTATCCCAGTCAGACCAGCGGCGAACGATGCGTACAAG GTGTTCAACGACCTCAACCTTCTGGTAACGGGAGAGAAGCCAGCTTTCATCCGTTTTTCGACAATACCGCCTGCTTCAATACTTGAACTCATCGAAGCAGTTTTGTCCAACTACGGACAAATCATGGTGGAGCATACAGAGCAAGTGTACATTCTGCGGACACTCTTGATGCCTCTCATCATACGTTCGCTTTCAGATCGCCTGTCATTCCCAATCATTGTGCGTATCATTCGGATACTGAACCTGATCATCCGGAACCACTTGACCATTCTTCCTTCTGAGTGCGAGATTGCACTTGGACTGCTCAACCATATGCTTGACCCAGAAGCCTCACAACTCTGGAAACGCGCGCTCTGCCTTGAGGTCTTCCGTGGTATTTATGCTGACTCACGGCTTCTACTGGCAATTTACCACCAGTTCGACGCACAAGAtgggaagaagaagatttTCGGCGACAACCTAGCATCTTTTGTGCGACTGGCGACAGAAAAACCTGCGCTCATCGGCCTTGGCCAACAGTCCACCGCTCCAATGAGCTTTGTTGATGATAGAATTGCGGCTTCCGAGCAGGCCGCggctgcagcaggtgcaATGGCCGGTGACATTGGCGGCCCTATCAGCGatcgcagcagcagcagtcgTCCGTATGGGATCAGCACGCAGTGGAGCTCAATGAAGACGCCTTGTATCGATCAACTCGACAAGTCGGACCCGCCTGTCCTTCCCGATACGTACATATACAGCTTGGTGTTGACTTGCATCACAAACATCAGCGAAAGTCTAGCAAAATTCGTGTTACCTCTAACAGTACATCATGACATCAAGAGCCGGAGAAAGACCAAGACAGACGATCCAGCTGCTCTCGACAGCGAAGAGACACCTGCAGATGAAGGTGGACAACGGCTCTCAAGAACACAGTCGTTCCGCAAGAAGACAATACCAGTCAACCCGCTCGACCTTAGCGATCATCCTGCATACGCATACATACAAACATCACTGACGCTTACGACCGAGTGCTGGCCTGCTATTCTCGCAACATGCTCGACATTCCTGAATGCTTCGTTAGACGTAGAGTATTATCGCGCCTTGGTTCGAGCAATTCAAAAGTTCACACAAGTTGCTGGTCTTTTGAGGATGGCGACGCCTCGCGATGCCTTCCTCACTACAATGGGCAAAGCAGCTATTCCCTCGAACCTGTTACTAGCAAACGTGTCTTCGCCGAAGGCGGCTGCGACCGACCAGACAGGCATGTTCAACAACGCGAAAGGCCTACTGAGCGTAGACAGCCTTGTAAGTCAAGCATCTTCAGCTTCAACAGAACATAATCGTCGCCCTTCGCACGACGTTCAGCTTCCTTCGTTGGGGCCTCGTAACTTGCTGTGTCTACGAGCCCTCCTCAATCTCGCGATTGCATTAGGACCAACTCTCCAGTCTGCGTGGTCCATTGTGTTTGAGACGCTCCAGGTCGCCGACCTGGTGTTGTCGCTCTCCAATCACAATGGCGGTCGTTCAACAGCACAATACGCCGGGCCGGAGGGTGCCGCTGAGAAGATGGAAGCGGAAACTGCAGCAGTGCAAGCAGCAGCCCGGAGACTCTTTGAAAGTACTGTCGACTTTCCAAACGATTCATTCTCAGAGGTTTTGCAGGCGCTTTGCGCTCTGCTTAACAACTCTTCGCCAATAGAGAGCGGCCAGATGACGCCCACAACAGCCGGGCGGCCACAAATCCTTCACCAGCGAAGACTGGGAAGTGTATCTGGCATATCTTTGAACACGGGGGCCAACTCCCGCGACGCAGCCTTTGCCTTAAACAAGATCGGTGAGCTTGCTGCTCTGAACGAGGCTAGGCTATCCCAATACGATCCCTCGGAAAGTGGCTGGGACACGTTCGTCAACGAAATCGTCCGTTTCTCTGCCGATGACCGCAAAGCACCATCATCTAGACTTCTTGCGGCTGATATATTGTCGAGGACTGTCAGAGAAATCGCAGAAATATCTATGTACGACGAGCAACGTGAACAGATTCAAGCACGCATCCTTGCCACCCTACAGAGACAGATTACGGTTCTACGGCTAAACGATATTAAAACAAAGGACGTCCACAGTGACACCGACATTCGAGTACACCAAACAGCCCTCGATGCTCTGAAGAACGTGATCGAGCAGTGTGGTGAGTCACTCGTTGCTGGGTGGGCTTCTGTTCTCGACAGCCTGCTTAGTGTGTTCCTGCCCGACGACGAAACACATGAAGGTGATAGGAAAACTTCAGGTGGACCAGCATATCGAAAGTACGATTCAAGGGTAGTTCGCGTTATCTCAAGGTCACTGGCTCGATCGGCATTTGCAACAGTTCAGCTCGTCTGTTCAGATTTTCTGGCATCTGTTCCAGACGCATGCCTATCTACGCTGTTAGAGCTTCTGCTCAACTTCTGTGGACAGCAAGATGATCTCAACATGTCCCTCACT GCGATAACGTTTTTTTGGAACGTCTCGGACTTTTTGCAGTCTCGCAGTGACATTTCCTCTCTTCCGAATGTCATAGGAGATGTCCTAAAGTCAGAGGAAATCCGCGCTCTTGTCAAGACGAATTCAAAGGGAGGTAACACGCCTACGTTATGGCTCCAGGTATTACTCGACCTGTCTACGACTACCACAGACAAGCGCGCGGAAGTCCGAAACTCGGCCGTACAAACGATCCAACGCATCTTCGAAAACTACACAGATCAGCTCTCATCCGATGCATGGATGCTCTGCCTTCGTGCAGTGTTGTTCGAGGCCATTGAGGCGAACCTGGCCGCTCAGAAGAATGTTCGACATGGCTCACACAACACGGCTAACGACATCGAAAGCTGGAATGAAACCACTAAAACCGTCCTACAAAGCGTTAGTACTCTTACTACGATGCGCCTGCAAAAGATCGATGACACTTCCACATTTGGTGGAGCTTGGACAGATCTCCTGGATCGTTTGCAACAGTACTTCGCCTTTGGCTCACACGCTTTAGGATCCTACGTCTTCGTGACGATCACTAGTATGCTTTCAAACCTTAACAATGCGCAGGTCTTGGGCGCGTCCTCTCTGCATAAGACTGCTGTCGTCTGGACAAGTTACCTAGATTCGCACAATACATGGGGAACGGATCCTGGAGACAACCAAGAAGCTTTCGTGGCTTTTGCAGATGCTTTCAAAGCAATCTATCGACTAGCGGGTCAAAGCATCGACGCGGATCTACCTTCCATGTTGTCTCACCTGGAGACCTGTGTTATGGAGTCGGATGCTATTGCCTATTCATCAGACGTTGATGCAATGACACCTCTCCAGACTAGTGTCTTGGAGTGTCTGTCCATTGTTGATACTACAGAGGCCAGTCTTCCTTCATACATGATCGGATTGCTTGGTCGTTTTAGCGTGCTGCCTTACACCTCGGGGGCACGACAATCTGAGATACGGGGACCTACCTTCGTCGCACTGTCAAAGACTTCAATGGCCATGCTCCAAGACATTATTGTCAAGCACATTGGACACAGACAGATTTACACAGACGGTGCTTTCAGTTCAGCCGTGACATATCTAGCACGACCCATCCAAGAAAAATATGCTTGGCAGAAAGAAGGCAAACCTCCAACAATTTGGCGGAAAGCTACGACAACTGCTATAGCTATCCTCCATGCGGGCCTACCGCAGCTCGAGGCCAATCAGATCACCGGTCAATCGCTCAACAATATCTGGACCGCAGTAGTCGATATTGCCTATTACATCACACGCGCTCATCATCTGAACCCAGACGTACCTCCACCGTCGCTCGACCAGGACGAAGAGTTTGACATTAAATCATTCACAGAGCTCCGTCAACTGATCACGACACCTCTCAACGCTCCTTCGCTACCCGACAGCCTTCGCAGAGCATACACGCGCAATCTCTTCTCTGTCTCTCTCATTCACACACCCCTGCAAGGCGAGCTCTCAGACCTTGCAAGCACACCGCTCAATGACCTTTACAAGATAAGACTGGGACAGACAGCTGTTCTTCCAGCAACGCTTCGAACGAAGATGAGCTATACATGTATTTCTGAGCTCTTCAACCTCGTCAGCGCTCATGATAACAGTAACCAATGCGTTAAGCTCGCCCAGGCAGCAGCCCCTTACCTGATCTTGCGCGCTGCCGTGCCGCTTAAAACCTATGTTGCAGACCATCCTCTTCGGGGGCGTATGCCAGCTCCTGACTCGCAGCGCAAAGAACTTCTCCAAGTGCTCAGCAAGCTCGAGGCGTTGGAGAGCGAGCCTCTGGCCATTCCTGATGCACCAGGCGTAAAGAGCAAACATCGAAAGCACCTTCAGAGGCTATACCCATTACTCTTGAAGGCAATGAGAGTCGCGAGACATGATCATGAGGTTTTTGAGAAGTTGGTCGCGTTGACTGAGATAGTTGGGGACGAGTTTGGTATGGATGATGAGTAG